The Segatella copri genome window below encodes:
- a CDS encoding STAS-like domain-containing protein: MADAVINLEEFRVKKGNAISKVFTGRDRGEMVRKKSKIDELEREFDKVTIIIPKDIRSINPSFFEEMLKNVVLKIGREKFLEKFSFQSLGSYNYSKPLNEAIDRILRPDTAIG; the protein is encoded by the coding sequence ATGGCAGATGCAGTTATTAATTTAGAGGAATTCAGAGTGAAGAAAGGTAATGCTATATCTAAGGTCTTTACAGGTAGAGATCGAGGAGAAATGGTTCGTAAGAAATCTAAAATAGATGAATTAGAGCGTGAGTTTGATAAAGTGACAATAATAATTCCCAAAGATATTCGATCTATAAACCCTTCTTTTTTTGAAGAGATGTTGAAAAATGTTGTACTTAAAATAGGGCGAGAAAAATTCTTAGAAAAATTTTCATTTCAGAGTCTAGGAAGTTATAATTATAGTAAACCTTTAAATGAGGCAATAGATCGTATATTAAGGCCTGATACCGCAATAGGATAA